Proteins from one Terriglobia bacterium genomic window:
- a CDS encoding glycoside hydrolase, giving the protein MSTQPSGPVSVPESFLSSLHWRSIGPYRGGRTRGVAGVPSQPNVFYIGVCNGGVWKTNDYGRTWQPIFDDQPTGSIGAIAVAASDPNVVYVGSGEGLHRPDLSVGDGIYKSTDAGKTWTHLGLRDGQQIPQLAVDPRDPNKVFAAVAGHPYGPNKERGVYRSTDGGQNFQKVLPTADDENIGASDVLIDPSNPEIVYATLWEAREGPWENGAWNGNGGGIFKSTDGGQTFTQLTGGLPKDIIQVHIAVAESNPKRLIASVASKPNSVGLYRSDDAGATWAQITTDARPAGRIGGGDLSVPRFNPKDENMVIVTSTVTWKSTDGGKTWTGFRGAPGGDDYQNLWINPNNPQIIAIVSDQGAIITVNGGETWSSWYNQPTAQMYHVNADNAFPYRLCSGQQESGSACISSRGNDGEITFREWHPVAAEEYGYVVPDPLDPDIVYGGKLSRYDRRTNQAQQVAPKPFRAPDYRMVRTEPIVFSPVNPHILYFATNTLWKTMNGGQSWQQISPDLTRPTFEVPASVGKYRNEESAKATQRGVIYAVAPSPLDINRIWAGTDDGRIHLTTNGGAKWNEVTPPNMTAFQKVSIIEASHFDAQTAYAAINTLRLDDLRPHILRTRDSGKTWTETVNGIPSNENVNAVREDPVRRGMLFAATERAVYVSFDDGDHWQSLRLNMAASSVRDVIIKGDDLVAATHGRGFWILDDITPLRQLNQKVTSADAFLLKPQTAIRVRWNMNTDTPLPPDFPAGENPPDGAVIDYYLQSASSSPVTLEIKDSAGKTVRKYSSADKPDPIDPMLNIPTYWVRPPQTLSAAAGAHRFLWDMHYPNVPGVEAEYPIAAIPHNTAPQPSGPWALPGQYTVVLTANGKSYSQPLTIKMDPRVKTSLAGLQQQFKLSNDLYTQLLTLSPAAEQAGALRKQIKDLQPKAIGEALAAIKAFDQKLQALAGGATRRPGAGTESPTLGGLKTKFLTLFGVFQEADVAPSTQAAAAVADLQKQLPPLMQRWNTVKAQDLPALNKQLKGANLPEVKLESALAPAKAVVSSKDEE; this is encoded by the coding sequence ATGAGCACGCAGCCTTCGGGGCCTGTTTCGGTTCCAGAGAGCTTCCTTTCCTCCCTCCACTGGCGCTCCATTGGCCCGTACCGTGGCGGACGCACCCGCGGCGTTGCCGGAGTACCCAGTCAGCCGAATGTGTTTTACATTGGCGTGTGCAATGGCGGAGTGTGGAAGACCAACGACTACGGTCGCACGTGGCAGCCGATTTTTGACGACCAGCCCACCGGCTCCATTGGTGCGATTGCGGTAGCGGCGTCGGACCCGAATGTTGTCTATGTTGGCAGCGGTGAGGGGCTGCATCGACCGGACTTGTCGGTCGGCGACGGCATTTACAAATCGACCGACGCGGGCAAGACCTGGACGCACCTAGGCCTGCGCGATGGCCAGCAGATTCCGCAGCTCGCCGTCGATCCGCGCGATCCCAACAAGGTCTTTGCTGCTGTGGCGGGGCATCCGTATGGACCGAACAAGGAGCGCGGCGTTTATCGCTCGACGGACGGCGGCCAGAACTTCCAGAAAGTTCTGCCCACAGCCGACGACGAAAACATCGGTGCCTCAGATGTCCTGATCGATCCCAGCAATCCTGAAATCGTTTACGCCACTCTGTGGGAAGCGCGTGAAGGGCCGTGGGAAAATGGCGCGTGGAACGGCAATGGCGGAGGCATCTTTAAATCCACGGACGGCGGCCAGACGTTTACGCAGCTCACAGGCGGCTTGCCCAAGGACATCATCCAGGTGCACATTGCCGTTGCGGAAAGCAATCCTAAGCGGCTGATCGCCTCGGTCGCGTCCAAGCCAAACAGCGTCGGGCTCTATCGCTCAGACGATGCCGGCGCCACCTGGGCCCAGATCACCACGGACGCGCGACCGGCAGGCAGAATCGGCGGTGGAGATCTTTCTGTGCCGCGCTTCAATCCCAAAGACGAGAACATGGTGATTGTCACCAGCACAGTCACATGGAAATCGACCGACGGCGGCAAGACCTGGACAGGTTTCCGTGGCGCTCCCGGCGGCGACGACTACCAGAATCTCTGGATCAATCCCAACAACCCTCAGATCATTGCTATCGTCAGCGATCAGGGCGCCATCATCACTGTGAACGGCGGCGAGACGTGGAGTTCCTGGTACAACCAGCCCACCGCGCAGATGTACCACGTGAATGCTGACAATGCTTTCCCTTATCGTCTGTGCAGCGGCCAGCAGGAAAGTGGTTCTGCTTGCATCTCCAGCCGCGGCAATGATGGCGAGATCACCTTCCGCGAATGGCATCCTGTGGCGGCGGAAGAATACGGTTACGTCGTCCCTGATCCGCTCGATCCCGACATTGTCTATGGCGGCAAGCTCTCGCGCTATGACCGTCGCACCAACCAGGCGCAGCAGGTCGCGCCCAAGCCTTTCCGCGCGCCGGATTACCGCATGGTGCGCACTGAGCCCATCGTCTTTTCGCCGGTAAACCCGCACATTCTTTATTTCGCAACCAACACTTTGTGGAAGACGATGAACGGCGGCCAGAGCTGGCAGCAGATTTCGCCTGACCTCACGCGACCGACGTTTGAAGTTCCGGCCAGCGTCGGCAAATATCGCAATGAAGAATCGGCCAAAGCCACGCAGCGCGGCGTAATTTACGCGGTTGCGCCGTCGCCGCTCGATATCAACCGCATATGGGCCGGTACAGATGATGGCCGAATCCATCTCACCACCAACGGCGGCGCAAAGTGGAATGAAGTCACGCCGCCGAATATGACCGCGTTCCAGAAGGTTTCGATCATCGAAGCCAGCCACTTTGACGCGCAGACAGCGTATGCCGCCATCAACACTCTTCGTCTCGACGACCTGCGCCCGCACATCCTGCGCACGCGCGACTCCGGCAAAACCTGGACAGAGACCGTTAATGGCATTCCGTCGAACGAAAACGTGAACGCCGTGCGTGAAGATCCTGTGCGCCGCGGCATGCTCTTTGCCGCAACTGAGCGCGCCGTTTATGTGTCGTTTGACGATGGCGACCACTGGCAATCGCTGCGGCTCAACATGGCCGCAAGCTCGGTGCGTGATGTGATCATTAAAGGTGATGATCTTGTGGCCGCCACGCATGGCCGCGGCTTCTGGATTCTTGATGACATCACCCCGCTGCGCCAGCTCAATCAGAAAGTTACATCGGCAGACGCATTTCTCTTGAAGCCGCAAACTGCCATCCGCGTTCGCTGGAACATGAATACTGACACACCTCTGCCGCCGGACTTCCCTGCCGGTGAAAATCCGCCAGATGGCGCCGTGATCGATTACTACCTGCAATCTGCATCATCCAGTCCTGTAACGCTCGAAATCAAAGACAGCGCGGGCAAGACTGTGCGCAAATATTCCAGCGCGGACAAGCCCGATCCTATCGACCCAATGCTGAACATCCCTACTTACTGGGTCCGCCCGCCGCAGACTCTTTCCGCCGCGGCTGGCGCGCACCGCTTCCTGTGGGACATGCATTACCCGAATGTTCCAGGCGTTGAGGCCGAGTATCCCATTGCGGCAATCCCGCACAACACCGCGCCGCAGCCAAGCGGACCGTGGGCGTTGCCCGGCCAATACACGGTTGTGCTCACCGCGAACGGCAAGAGCTATTCGCAGCCGCTCACCATCAAGATGGACCCGCGCGTCAAAACATCGCTGGCTGGTCTGCAACAGCAGTTCAAGTTGTCCAATGATCTGTACACGCAATTGCTTACGCTCTCTCCTGCCGCCGAGCAAGCCGGTGCATTGCGCAAGCAGATCAAAGATCTTCAACCCAAGGCCATTGGTGAAGCTCTGGCTGCCATTAAGGCTTTCGATCAGAAATTGCAAGCCCTTGCCGGCGGCGCAACCCGCAGGCCCGGCGCTGGAACCGAATCGCCAACTCTCGGCGGCCTGAAAACAAAGTTCCTTACGCTGTTCGGCGTCTTCCAAGAGGCTGACGTTGCTCCCAGCACGCAGGCCGCAGCCGCCGTTGCCGATTTGCAAAAGCAACTGCCACCCCTGATGCAGCGCTGGAATACCGTGAAAGCGCAAGACCTTCCCGCGCTTAACAAGCAACTGAAAGGCGCGAACCTGCCGGAGGTAAAGCTTGAAAGCGCTTTAGCGCCGGCGAAGGCGGTGGTGTCATCGAAAGATGAGGAGTAG
- a CDS encoding CHAT domain-containing protein: MRPADKHLTPQELDLLLLNPADSRDSNATGALPPEAQQHLNGCMYCQSVADKCRKAEEALRNLRTWSRTSGGGKALAPGSECPPEDTWSTLAAGLMEDEKAAPFITHAATCGWCGPRLKEAMHDLADDITAEEQEALEKLPSASPGWQRAMARELAAKQRKPKDPQPDTKPAFRWWPKLAWATALPAVAIIAVGMGWLVWLKTREPDVNALLAQAYTEQRTIELRMRGAAYAPMRVSRGKESSSLNRPSSLLHAEFIIGNSLSRHHDDPDWLDKKGRAELLDGHYDAAIGALSDAKKLNASSTILTDLATAYFGRWAAGNQPADYQAALDFLDQALQKDPNDPIALFNRAIVHERNYQYANAIQDWEKYLLLFGNDDWADEARHHLQALREKVQISQEYSKPLMGGSAFAQNISAESDASWQTVDARIEEYLDQAVRLWLPAAFSPQETEASRKNALQALRTLAQILAQRHGDHWLLGFLDSPHSLEYKKAVLLLGDAITENAAGNFERAEGHAKEADGLFRIAGNVPGSNRARLEMVYALHRSVQGGRCEIKAELLEKELNAKLNPWLAAQLLIEHSICTGMTGHLDKSETEIADAIAIAQKASYSQLYLRALGIAASMDTEMGRPNAAWGKDRAGLAIYWSGSYSPQRAYQFYSDMGFFSERSGKWSIALALAREGAAAAIRTHNPMTEALARFRLASAASTAGSRAEAIREFEAAGKLYEGLPQNQTTRTYLLNSQISLAELKTLNGESDVSLKSLEEAELPVSKISDYTIPLRLYVVLGEIYSRQGRWKEARAAYTQATLISEQALNRLHEGAERLRWERQTQRAYRGLLKCYLQQTGDPADALEFWEWYKAAAARPAALRELQVSKQNALLVNVKAAATPVRFLDRLRSTLRKEVVISYVQLPDEIISWTFDDRGVRLVRVPVSTAEFDLTATRFLDQCSDPNSSIDALRANGKKLYSWLIAPQIQNMRPDDQVTIEPDGEIAKVPFAALVDENGKYLGGRFAIAFSPGAYYQIGRTASHALMPEQRALVVAPPAFTSETGLKPLPDALQEADAVAGHFHHPLQLTGTAATLEAVERALSNTEIFHYVGHSYGNYGSIGLLLAGDSRQAAAAIQEPAVLTAERISRLKLSQLRLVVLSSCSTESNPDQVLTDPDELVRAFLQAGADQVIASRWSVDSAATLEVMEISYARFAIGTTVARVFQLDRLATLNARTTAHPYFWASMDVFSISYNDQR, from the coding sequence ATGAGACCAGCGGATAAGCACTTAACTCCGCAGGAATTGGACTTGCTGCTCTTGAACCCGGCCGATTCGAGGGACAGCAACGCCACCGGCGCTTTGCCGCCGGAGGCACAACAGCACCTGAATGGGTGCATGTATTGCCAATCCGTGGCGGATAAATGTCGCAAAGCGGAAGAGGCGCTCCGGAACTTGCGGACCTGGAGCAGGACCTCTGGTGGCGGTAAGGCGCTGGCCCCCGGGTCAGAGTGCCCGCCTGAGGACACTTGGTCAACGCTGGCGGCCGGACTGATGGAAGACGAGAAAGCCGCGCCTTTCATCACGCATGCCGCAACATGCGGCTGGTGCGGCCCCCGCCTGAAAGAAGCTATGCACGATCTGGCAGACGACATTACGGCGGAAGAGCAGGAAGCTCTGGAAAAACTCCCAAGCGCTTCTCCGGGCTGGCAACGCGCGATGGCAAGAGAGCTGGCTGCCAAGCAGCGAAAGCCGAAGGACCCGCAGCCAGATACGAAACCGGCCTTCCGATGGTGGCCGAAGCTGGCCTGGGCCACAGCTCTCCCCGCAGTGGCCATTATTGCAGTAGGAATGGGGTGGCTAGTCTGGCTTAAGACTCGTGAACCGGATGTAAATGCGCTGCTGGCTCAGGCGTATACGGAACAGAGGACGATTGAGTTGCGGATGCGGGGTGCGGCGTATGCGCCAATGCGGGTTTCCAGAGGAAAGGAATCCTCTTCCTTGAATCGCCCCTCGTCGCTTTTGCATGCCGAATTCATTATTGGGAATAGTCTTTCCAGGCATCATGATGATCCCGATTGGCTGGATAAAAAAGGTAGGGCGGAACTGCTTGACGGTCATTATGATGCTGCCATTGGAGCGTTGAGTGACGCTAAAAAATTGAACGCCTCTTCCACAATTCTTACTGACCTGGCTACTGCATATTTTGGACGCTGGGCAGCAGGAAACCAGCCCGCGGATTATCAGGCTGCGCTCGACTTTCTGGATCAAGCATTGCAAAAAGACCCGAATGACCCAATTGCCCTGTTCAATCGCGCGATCGTGCACGAACGAAATTATCAATATGCAAATGCTATCCAAGACTGGGAAAAATATCTTTTGCTTTTCGGCAACGATGACTGGGCTGACGAAGCCCGCCACCATTTGCAGGCTTTGCGCGAAAAGGTGCAAATAAGCCAGGAGTATAGCAAGCCCTTGATGGGGGGCAGCGCATTTGCGCAAAATATCTCGGCTGAGAGCGATGCTTCCTGGCAAACTGTCGATGCGCGTATAGAAGAATATCTGGATCAGGCGGTCAGACTTTGGCTGCCCGCAGCTTTTTCCCCTCAGGAGACTGAAGCAAGTAGGAAAAATGCGCTCCAGGCATTGCGGACACTCGCCCAGATTCTAGCGCAACGTCACGGCGATCACTGGCTGCTGGGCTTTTTGGATTCGCCCCACTCGCTGGAATACAAAAAAGCGGTCCTGCTTCTTGGCGATGCGATTACCGAAAATGCTGCGGGCAACTTTGAAAGGGCTGAAGGCCACGCCAAAGAAGCCGATGGTTTGTTTCGAATTGCAGGAAACGTGCCCGGCAGCAATCGCGCCCGGTTGGAGATGGTCTACGCACTTCACCGTTCAGTCCAAGGTGGTCGTTGTGAAATTAAAGCGGAGTTGCTGGAAAAAGAACTGAATGCAAAATTGAATCCATGGCTTGCGGCACAACTTCTGATCGAACATTCCATCTGCACCGGGATGACCGGCCATCTGGACAAATCCGAAACTGAAATTGCAGATGCCATCGCAATAGCCCAAAAGGCCTCTTATTCTCAACTGTATTTGAGGGCATTGGGAATAGCGGCTTCCATGGACACAGAAATGGGCAGGCCGAATGCGGCCTGGGGCAAGGATCGGGCCGGTCTAGCGATTTACTGGAGCGGCAGCTACTCTCCCCAGAGGGCTTATCAATTCTATTCAGACATGGGATTTTTCTCGGAGAGGTCCGGGAAGTGGTCTATAGCGCTGGCATTGGCCCGTGAAGGTGCCGCCGCTGCCATAAGGACGCATAATCCAATGACCGAAGCGCTGGCCCGCTTCCGTTTGGCGAGTGCGGCCTCCACGGCGGGTTCACGAGCGGAAGCAATCCGGGAATTCGAAGCTGCCGGAAAGCTCTATGAAGGGCTGCCACAGAACCAGACAACACGCACTTATCTGCTGAATAGCCAGATTTCCTTGGCCGAGTTGAAAACCCTCAATGGCGAATCGGACGTGTCCCTTAAAAGTCTTGAAGAGGCTGAATTGCCGGTCTCCAAAATTTCCGATTACACCATCCCCCTGCGGCTGTACGTCGTGTTGGGCGAAATATATTCCCGTCAGGGGCGCTGGAAAGAAGCCCGCGCCGCCTACACGCAAGCCACATTGATCAGCGAGCAGGCGTTGAACCGTCTGCACGAAGGGGCGGAGCGGCTGCGCTGGGAACGCCAGACACAGCGCGCGTATCGAGGTTTGCTGAAATGCTATCTTCAACAAACCGGCGATCCTGCCGATGCGCTCGAGTTTTGGGAGTGGTACAAGGCCGCCGCGGCCCGGCCTGCCGCGCTCAGAGAATTACAGGTCTCGAAACAGAATGCGTTGCTGGTCAATGTAAAGGCCGCGGCGACGCCGGTCCGTTTCCTTGATCGGCTGCGTTCGACTCTCAGGAAGGAAGTCGTGATTTCCTACGTTCAGCTTCCTGACGAGATCATTTCCTGGACCTTCGATGATCGCGGAGTGAGACTGGTTCGAGTACCCGTATCTACCGCCGAGTTCGACTTGACGGCAACCCGCTTTCTCGACCAGTGTTCGGATCCGAATTCAAGCATTGACGCGCTTCGAGCAAATGGAAAAAAGCTTTATAGTTGGCTGATCGCGCCGCAAATCCAAAATATGCGGCCGGATGACCAAGTCACCATCGAGCCTGATGGTGAGATCGCAAAAGTTCCGTTTGCCGCCCTGGTGGATGAAAATGGAAAATACCTGGGGGGAAGATTCGCTATTGCTTTTTCTCCCGGCGCATACTATCAGATTGGCAGAACGGCCAGCCATGCACTTATGCCTGAACAGAGGGCCTTGGTCGTCGCTCCTCCGGCCTTCACATCCGAAACCGGCCTGAAGCCTTTGCCGGACGCGCTCCAGGAAGCCGACGCGGTTGCGGGTCACTTCCACCATCCTTTGCAGCTTACTGGGACGGCCGCCACACTCGAAGCCGTGGAACGCGCCTTGAGCAACACGGAAATCTTTCACTATGTTGGGCACTCCTACGGCAATTACGGCAGCATCGGACTGCTTCTGGCGGGTGACTCCAGGCAAGCCGCTGCCGCAATACAGGAACCTGCGGTCCTTACCGCCGAACGCATCTCGCGCCTGAAGCTCTCCCAGTTGCGGCTGGTCGTGCTGTCATCATGCTCCACCGAAAGCAACCCGGACCAGGTGCTTACCGATCCCGATGAACTTGTGCGCGCCTTCCTCCAGGCAGGCGCAGACCAGGTTATCGCCAGCCGGTGGAGCGTGGATTCGGCGGCGACCCTGGAAGTGATGGAAATCTCTTATGCGCGATTTGCAATTGGAACCACTGTAGCCCGGGTTTTTCAGCTCGACAGACTTGCGACTCTAAACGCGAGAACAACAGCGCATCCGTATTTTTGGGCATCGATGGACGTTTTTTCAATTTCTTACAATGATCAGCGCTAG
- a CDS encoding SRPBCC domain-containing protein, whose protein sequence is MKIEDLTLDVEQRIDIKAAPDKVFAAVLERFGKKNTRPNGESLELQIEAKPGGRWYRDRGNGIGHLWGFVQVIKPPSLLELSGPMFMSYPANNHIEIKVDKTAGGSQVTLRHRALGMIDPEHRKGVSTGWGHMLAELKKDAE, encoded by the coding sequence ATGAAGATAGAAGATTTGACACTCGACGTTGAGCAGCGCATTGACATTAAGGCAGCACCCGACAAAGTATTTGCCGCGGTGCTGGAACGGTTCGGGAAGAAGAACACGCGGCCCAATGGGGAATCACTGGAATTGCAGATAGAAGCCAAGCCCGGCGGACGCTGGTATCGCGACAGAGGCAATGGCATTGGACACCTCTGGGGCTTTGTCCAGGTCATCAAGCCTCCCAGCTTGCTGGAGCTGAGCGGCCCAATGTTCATGTCATATCCGGCCAACAATCACATTGAAATCAAGGTTGATAAAACCGCGGGCGGCAGCCAGGTCACGCTACGGCACCGCGCGCTCGGCATGATCGATCCCGAGCACCGCAAGGGCGTGAGCACTGGCTGGGGCCACATGCTGGCTGAATTAAAAAAGGAC
- the eutC gene encoding ethanolamine ammonia-lyase subunit EutC, protein MADDDNSGLSAWPNLIEKVRARTPARVLAGRTGAAYRTATQLQLRQDHAAARDAVRTEFDLTRDLGVEFVERWKLFCVSTMAASKDEYLRRPDLGRRLDANARSQLAVHCALNADLQIVIGDGLSVTAVSSQVPPLLPLLTEKARSRGWILGQTFAVQYCRVGVMNDIGELLHPKVVVLLIGERPGLATAESLSAYMAFQPRAGHNDSNRNLISNIHSCGVSGEAAASRIIDLAEQMMQRQTSGVEIKEELPKAKWLK, encoded by the coding sequence ATGGCCGATGACGACAATTCTGGTCTTAGTGCATGGCCGAATCTGATTGAGAAGGTCCGCGCACGCACGCCGGCTCGCGTCCTTGCGGGCCGCACGGGAGCGGCGTATCGCACCGCCACGCAGTTACAGTTGCGCCAGGACCATGCCGCGGCGCGCGATGCCGTCCGCACAGAATTCGATCTCACGAGAGATCTGGGCGTCGAGTTTGTGGAGCGATGGAAGCTCTTCTGCGTTTCGACCATGGCGGCTTCTAAGGACGAATATCTGCGGCGACCCGATCTTGGCCGTCGGCTGGATGCAAACGCGCGAAGTCAGTTGGCTGTGCACTGCGCCCTGAATGCCGATCTGCAGATAGTGATTGGCGATGGACTTTCCGTAACCGCAGTTTCCAGCCAGGTTCCACCGTTGCTTCCCCTGCTTACTGAAAAGGCGCGATCACGCGGATGGATACTGGGCCAGACATTCGCGGTCCAGTATTGCCGCGTCGGAGTGATGAATGATATAGGTGAGTTGCTTCACCCCAAAGTGGTGGTGTTGCTCATCGGTGAACGGCCCGGTCTGGCGACAGCAGAGAGCCTTTCTGCTTACATGGCATTCCAGCCGCGCGCAGGCCACAACGATTCTAATCGCAACCTGATCTCAAACATTCATTCCTGTGGCGTGAGCGGGGAAGCCGCTGCATCGCGGATCATCGACCTGGCAGAACAGATGATGCAACGGCAAACCAGCGGCGTGGAAATCAAGGAAGAATTGCCGAAAGCGAAATGGCTGAAGTGA
- a CDS encoding sigma-70 family RNA polymerase sigma factor has product MDYSSLSCDELLRACADPENTEAWQEFGRRFDPLIKVTVWRVACRYGAGKNPIIGDLVQETYTKIFANSLRLLRTFTSNHANACYGMIKIIARNVAIDYFRSPYLDDPTGTHVNPIDGEGFHFDPPSPAMNELDRQIVLEQIDKIDKILKKHCSQRDQDIFWLYYLQEFSAREIAELPNFKPLTIKGVESILYRVKQLICEKWEEDPQDK; this is encoded by the coding sequence ATGGATTACAGCTCACTCTCCTGCGATGAGTTGTTGCGTGCCTGTGCCGACCCGGAAAATACCGAAGCCTGGCAGGAGTTTGGCCGCCGTTTTGACCCTTTAATTAAAGTGACAGTGTGGCGCGTGGCGTGTCGCTACGGAGCCGGTAAGAACCCGATCATCGGCGATCTGGTGCAGGAAACATATACTAAAATTTTTGCGAACAGCTTGCGTCTGCTACGGACCTTCACGTCGAACCATGCCAACGCGTGTTACGGCATGATCAAAATAATTGCCCGCAACGTCGCGATCGACTATTTTCGAAGCCCTTACCTGGACGACCCAACCGGGACCCATGTTAACCCTATCGATGGCGAGGGCTTCCATTTTGACCCTCCCTCACCTGCCATGAATGAACTTGACCGCCAGATCGTGCTGGAGCAGATCGATAAGATCGACAAGATATTGAAAAAGCATTGCAGCCAGCGCGATCAGGACATTTTCTGGTTGTATTACTTGCAGGAATTCTCTGCTCGGGAGATTGCTGAGCTCCCGAACTTTAAGCCATTGACGATCAAGGGTGTGGAAAGCATTCTTTATAGGGTTAAGCAGCTTATATGTGAAAAGTGGGAAGAGGATCCGCAAGACAAATAA
- a CDS encoding ABC transporter ATP-binding protein, with translation MATNGTEFESVRTVSVVRHYKLGRSLIPAVDGVSLAAGRGEFIALLGASGSGKSTLLNLIAGLDRPDSGAIVVEGADLATMTSEQLAQYRRHTVGMVFQSFNLVPTMTLYENVELPMRFAEVKRKERRARVVEALERVGLSDRMKHRPSEMSGGEQQRAALARALVNRPKLLLADEPTGNLDSKTGTEIMDLIRELNRTLEMTVIMVTHERSLAERYANRLVFLGDGKLVGESNNELEKIGAAR, from the coding sequence GTGGCAACAAACGGCACAGAATTTGAGTCGGTAAGAACGGTTTCAGTGGTGCGCCATTACAAGCTTGGGCGCTCGCTGATTCCCGCAGTGGATGGCGTGAGCCTGGCGGCTGGACGCGGCGAGTTCATCGCGCTGCTGGGCGCCTCAGGATCTGGCAAGTCTACGTTGTTGAACCTGATTGCCGGACTTGACCGGCCGGATTCCGGCGCAATTGTGGTTGAAGGCGCAGACCTGGCCACCATGACCTCTGAGCAACTGGCGCAATACCGGCGGCACACGGTGGGAATGGTTTTCCAGTCATTCAATCTGGTACCGACCATGACGCTGTATGAAAACGTTGAGCTGCCAATGCGTTTTGCCGAGGTGAAGCGCAAGGAACGCCGCGCGCGCGTGGTGGAAGCGCTGGAGCGCGTGGGGTTAAGCGACCGTATGAAGCATCGGCCAAGTGAGATGTCCGGTGGTGAGCAGCAGCGGGCCGCACTGGCGCGGGCGTTGGTTAACCGTCCAAAGCTCTTGCTGGCGGACGAGCCTACGGGCAATCTGGATTCAAAGACCGGCACGGAGATTATGGACCTGATCCGCGAACTCAACCGCACGCTGGAGATGACCGTAATCATGGTGACGCATGAGCGTTCACTGGCGGAGCGCTATGCCAATCGCCTGGTGTTCTTAGGCGACGGAAAACTGGTAGGCGAATCGAACAATGAACTGGAAAAGATTGGAGCGGCACGGTGA
- a CDS encoding metal-dependent hydrolase: protein MSPVTHFFAGWLIASVSPNGRPSALTRREKALVVAAAVAPDIDGIGIVPELLTRNTSHPLLWFSQYHHSLHTLAFALVCTLAAYIVAGPLASIGPLATTGHVSDFTFGPVIQGRRLPTHRWLTAFLVFISFHLHLLCDLIGARGPDGDQWPIPYLKPFSNTLQLTWHGQWALNAWQNFVITGLLLATTLWIAWHEGSSPVELMSETGNRRFVQTLQKQILRKALPTK from the coding sequence ATGAGTCCCGTAACCCACTTTTTTGCCGGATGGCTGATTGCCTCGGTCTCACCGAATGGCCGTCCCTCAGCGCTCACGCGCCGCGAAAAGGCCCTGGTCGTAGCTGCCGCTGTAGCGCCCGATATCGACGGCATCGGTATCGTCCCCGAATTGCTAACCCGTAACACATCGCATCCGCTGCTGTGGTTTTCCCAGTACCATCATTCGCTGCATACGCTGGCATTTGCCTTGGTGTGTACCCTTGCCGCCTATATCGTCGCTGGGCCGCTGGCCAGTATCGGCCCGCTGGCCACAACAGGCCATGTCTCAGATTTCACCTTTGGCCCAGTCATCCAGGGACGCCGTTTGCCTACTCATCGCTGGCTCACCGCGTTCCTGGTGTTCATCAGCTTCCACTTGCACCTGCTGTGCGACCTCATTGGCGCCCGCGGCCCCGACGGCGACCAATGGCCCATCCCCTACCTCAAGCCCTTCTCCAACACGCTGCAACTCACCTGGCACGGCCAGTGGGCCCTCAACGCCTGGCAGAACTTTGTGATTACAGGATTGCTGCTGGCAACGACCTTGTGGATTGCGTGGCATGAGGGCAGCTCGCCGGTGGAACTGATGTCAGAAACGGGGAATCGGAGATTTGTGCAAACACTTCAAAAGCAAATATTGCGAAAAGCACTGCCGACAAAGTGA
- a CDS encoding uracil-DNA glycosylase — protein MPRRPSPSTTLDSSTTDLIALNEEIIACTLCPRLIAHCRKVGEIKRRAYLDWDYWAKPVPGFGDPNARLLILGLAPGAHGSNRTGRPFTGDGSGTFMYPILHKAGFASQPTAVRREDGLYLIDAYITAAVRCAPPENKPLPEEIGNCAAFLDREFAALTNVKVVVVLGKIAFDAYLNYLKRRGELKSKSGILFGHGETYKLPDGRTLLCSYHPSLQNTLTGKLTEKMFLDVFRKAKKLIAADLRR, from the coding sequence ATGCCCCGCCGTCCCAGCCCAAGCACAACACTCGATTCCTCGACCACTGATCTTATTGCGCTCAATGAAGAAATCATTGCGTGCACACTCTGCCCGCGATTGATTGCGCATTGCCGCAAAGTGGGCGAGATCAAACGCCGCGCTTACCTTGATTGGGACTACTGGGCCAAACCAGTGCCCGGCTTTGGAGATCCCAACGCGCGCCTGCTGATTCTTGGCCTTGCGCCCGGGGCCCATGGATCAAACCGCACAGGCCGCCCTTTTACCGGCGATGGTTCCGGCACCTTTATGTATCCCATCCTGCACAAGGCGGGATTTGCCTCCCAGCCGACGGCTGTCCGTCGCGAAGATGGGCTTTACCTGATCGACGCTTACATTACGGCTGCTGTACGCTGTGCTCCGCCGGAGAACAAACCGTTGCCGGAAGAGATTGGGAATTGTGCTGCCTTTCTCGATCGCGAATTTGCCGCGCTGACGAACGTGAAAGTGGTGGTGGTACTGGGAAAGATCGCCTTTGATGCTTACCTGAATTACTTGAAGCGACGCGGTGAGCTGAAGTCGAAAAGCGGAATCCTCTTTGGTCACGGCGAGACTTACAAACTGCCGGACGGACGCACCCTGCTGTGCTCGTATCATCCTTCATTGCAAAACACCCTGACCGGCAAGCTGACGGAGAAGATGTTTCTGGACGTGTTCAGGAAGGCGAAGAAGCTCATTGCCGCAGATTTACGCAGATGA